The genomic interval GCATCAAAGTGCCACGCGTTCGGCTGTGGGTCTTCATGATCAGCGGCGGTCTCGCAGGCCTTGCGGGGCTGCTCTATGACGGTCGCCTGCAGGCCGCCAAATACACGCTGGGCGAAACTGACCTGATGACCGTCATCGCGGCCGTTATCGTCGGCGGCACACTGCTCAATGGCGGCAAGGGCTCGATCATCGGCGCGCTGTTTGGTTCGCTGCTGATGGGCATGCTCAACAATGGTCTCATCCTGATGGGGCTTTCGGTTTCCGATCAGATGATCGTTCGCGGTCTTATTATCCTCGCTGCAGTCGCCGTGTCGCTGCGCGAGAAAAGCCGCTGAGGAGGAGTTTCAGATGTTTCTCGACGTCCTGCGCCGCCGCAATCCGCGCTTCATCGAAGCCGCCATGGCCCTGCACCAGCAAGGCGCAATTCCGGCCAATTCCTATGTGCTCGACCTTGATGCCGTGGAGGCCAATGCCCGCACGCTCAAGACAGAAGCGGACCGCAATGGTCTCAAGATCTTTGCCATGACTAAGCAGGCCGGCCGCTCGTCGAGCTTCTGCCAAGCTGTACAGCGTGGTGGCATTGAGAAGTCCGTCGCCGTCGATATGGCCTGTGCTCGCGCCACCCATCGCGCAGGCATGCCTGTCGGCCATCTGGGGCATCTGTCGCAAGTCGCTCGCGCCGAGGCCGACGCTGCCGCCCGCACTTTCCGCCCCGACTACTGGACCGTGTTCAACGCCGAAAAGGCCAACGAGGCCGCTGGCGCTGCTCACAAAGCCGGTTATCGCCAAAACCTTCTGGCCCGCATCAAGGCCGATGGTGACACCTTCTATCGCGGCCATGAGGGTGGGTTCGACGCCGCCGACATCGCTGCGGTAGCCGACAGCTTGGATCGCATCGAAGGTGGGCGCTTTGCCGGTATTACCACCTTCCCTGCCCTGCTGTTCGACCATGCCACGCGCAAGGTCAAGCCGACGCCGAACCTGGCGACACTGGCTCGCGCCGCTGACGCCCTGCGCAAAGCTGGCCGTACCGACCTCGAGATCAATGCACCGGGCACCACCTCATCGGTGCTGCTGCAAGGTCTGGCCGAAGCGGGCGCCACTCAGTGCGAACCTGGCAATGGCCTGCATGGCACCACGGCCCTGCATGTCGTTGAAGACCTGCCCGAATTGCCCGCCGTGCTCTATCTCACCGAGGTCTCGCACCTCTCCGGCGGCAAGGCCTATTGCTTCGGCGGTGGTTTCTATATTGACCCGATTTTCCCCGACTATCCGGTCAAGGCGCTGGTATCGGCCGAGCCGACTACCCGAGCCGATGCGCTGCTGGAGGTGGAAATCCCGCCGCCATCAGCCATCGACTATTACGCCATGATCGACGCCACGACGAACCGCCCGCCGCGTCCCGGCGACACTGTCGTCTTCGGCTTTCGGGGGCAGGCTTTTGTCACCCGCGCCTATGTCGTCGGCGTCTCGGGCATTTCGAGTGGCAATCCCAAGGTCGAAAGCATCGAAAACAGCTTCGGCGACACCGCAAACTGGCCGGTTTAGGAGGCACACATGCTCGACACTCGCAGCGCTCCGGTGCTTGAACTCCAAAATATCCACAAGGCCTTTGGTGGCATCGTCGCCGTCGAGGACTTCTCGCTCGACGTCCGTGCGGGCGAAATCGTTGCCCTAGTCGGCGACAATGGCGCCGGTAAATCGACCCTGATCAAGATCATCTCGGGCGTACACGCGCCCACCACGGGCAACATCCTGCTCGATGGCGCCCCAATTTCCATGTCCAGCGCCACCAAGGCGCGCGAGCATGGCATTGAGGTCGTCTACCAAGATCTGGCTCTCGCTGATCAGCAGCAGGTCTATATGAATCTCTTCCTCGGCCGCGAAATGACCCGCGGACCGTTCAAGATGCTCGACCGCAAGGCGATGATTTCGGAAACCGAACGATTGGTCGAAGAACTCGACGTGCGCATCCCATCGGCACACGCCACCATTCGCGACTTGTCTGGTGGCCAGCGCCAGGGCATCGCCATCGCCCGCGCGACCCACTGGGCCCGCAAGCTCATCCTGCTCGACGAACCGACGGCAGCGCTCGGCGTTGCCGAGACGGCAAAAGCCGAAAAGACTGTGGCGGCCCTCCGCTCCCGCAATATCGGCATCCTGATCGTCAGTCACAGCCTTGATCAGGTCTTCCGCCTGTCCGACCGCATCTGCG from Devosia sp. 2618 carries:
- a CDS encoding ATP-binding cassette domain-containing protein; the encoded protein is MLDTRSAPVLELQNIHKAFGGIVAVEDFSLDVRAGEIVALVGDNGAGKSTLIKIISGVHAPTTGNILLDGAPISMSSATKAREHGIEVVYQDLALADQQQVYMNLFLGREMTRGPFKMLDRKAMISETERLVEELDVRIPSAHATIRDLSGGQRQGIAIARATHWARKLILLDEPTAALGVAETAKAEKTVAALRSRNIGILIVSHSLDQVFRLSDRICVLRRGKQIGIRETAKTDKNEIVSMITGV
- a CDS encoding alanine racemase encodes the protein MFLDVLRRRNPRFIEAAMALHQQGAIPANSYVLDLDAVEANARTLKTEADRNGLKIFAMTKQAGRSSSFCQAVQRGGIEKSVAVDMACARATHRAGMPVGHLGHLSQVARAEADAAARTFRPDYWTVFNAEKANEAAGAAHKAGYRQNLLARIKADGDTFYRGHEGGFDAADIAAVADSLDRIEGGRFAGITTFPALLFDHATRKVKPTPNLATLARAADALRKAGRTDLEINAPGTTSSVLLQGLAEAGATQCEPGNGLHGTTALHVVEDLPELPAVLYLTEVSHLSGGKAYCFGGGFYIDPIFPDYPVKALVSAEPTTRADALLEVEIPPPSAIDYYAMIDATTNRPPRPGDTVVFGFRGQAFVTRAYVVGVSGISSGNPKVESIENSFGDTANWPV